In one bacterium genomic region, the following are encoded:
- the yqeK gene encoding bis(5'-nucleosyl)-tetraphosphatase (symmetrical) YqeK, with translation MVELDKIELKLKDILSQKRYNHCLNTQNLASFLARHYVVEPHKVRIAALLHDCAKDLSDELLKDYLKKYGIILDELESKEKQLWHAPVGMVLAQEKFGITDKEILRAIRIHPTLDKNSSTLEKIVYVADYMEYMKSNGEEKSYQRLKNIAITELGIVTFWIINFKILDILKSNGSIHPRSIEARNELINTLQDKIKYYDI, from the coding sequence TTGGTAGAGTTAGATAAAATTGAGTTAAAATTAAAGGACATTCTTTCTCAAAAAAGATACAATCATTGTCTTAATACTCAAAATTTAGCCTCTTTTTTAGCCCGACATTATGTTGTTGAGCCACATAAGGTAAGGATAGCCGCTTTATTACATGATTGCGCCAAGGATTTATCGGATGAATTATTAAAAGATTACTTAAAAAAATATGGAATTATTTTAGATGAACTGGAGAGTAAGGAGAAACAATTATGGCACGCTCCCGTAGGAATGGTGTTAGCTCAAGAAAAATTTGGAATTACAGATAAGGAAATCCTACGAGCAATCAGAATTCATCCAACATTAGATAAAAATTCATCTACTCTGGAGAAAATAGTTTATGTTGCTGACTATATGGAGTATATGAAAAGTAACGGTGAAGAAAAATCATATCAAAGATTAAAAAATATTGCGATAACAGAGCTGGGAATAGTTACTTTTTGGATAATAAATTTCAAGATTCTTGATATTTTAAAGTCCAATGGTAGTATTCATCCTCGTTCCATTGAGGCAAGGAATGAATTGATAAATACCTTACAGGATAAGATAAAGTATTATGATATATAG
- the rsfS gene encoding ribosome silencing factor, whose amino-acid sequence MPIKSAKKIALHCAEAALNKKANDVVILEMKKLTDMTDYFVICSGTSDVQIRAIADAIDELATKEKFKIHHIEGYEWGNWILIDLCDVIIHIFYEETRKFYDLEGLWADAKVIEHNARS is encoded by the coding sequence TTGCCAATAAAATCGGCTAAAAAAATAGCCCTACATTGTGCCGAGGCGGCACTTAATAAAAAAGCAAATGATGTGGTTATTTTAGAAATGAAAAAATTAACGGATATGACGGATTATTTTGTTATTTGCAGTGGCACATCAGATGTTCAAATTAGAGCGATTGCGGATGCAATAGATGAATTAGCAACTAAAGAAAAGTTTAAAATTCACCATATCGAAGGATATGAATGGGGAAATTGGATATTGATAGATTTATGTGATGTGATTATCCATATATTTTATGAAGAGACACGGAAATTCTATGATTTGGAAGGACTATGGGCAGATGCGAAGGTGATAGAGCATAATGCAAGGAGCTAA